The following proteins come from a genomic window of Pseudomonas putida:
- the lysS gene encoding lysine--tRNA ligase, with product MSDLKTESQDLQQEENTLIALRKEKLAAEREKGQAFPNDFRRDSYCNDLQKQYVDKTKEELEAAAIPVKVAGRIMLNRGSFMVIQDMTGRIQVYVNRKTLPEETLAAVKTWDLGDIIAAEGTLARSGKGDLYVEMTNVRLLTKSLRPLPDKHHGLTDTEQRYRQRYVDLMVNEETRHTFRVRSQVISHIRKFLIDRDFLEVETPMLQTIPGGAAAKPFETHHNALDMAMFLRIAPELYLKRLVVGGFEKVFEINRNFRNEGVSTRHNPEFTMLEFYQAYADYRDNMDLTEELFRELAQLVLGSTDVPYGDKVFHFGEPFVRLSVFDSILKYNPELTAADLQDVDRARDIAKKAGAKVLGHEGLGKLQVMIFEELVEHKLEQPHFITEYPFEVSPLARRNDDNPAVTDRFELFIGGREIANAYSELNDAEDQAERFLAQVAEKDAGDDEAMHYDADFVRALEYGMPPTAGEGIGIDRLVMLLTNSPSIRDVILFPHMRPQA from the coding sequence ATGAGCGACCTCAAGACCGAATCGCAAGACCTGCAACAGGAAGAAAACACCCTGATCGCCCTGCGCAAGGAAAAGCTTGCCGCTGAGCGCGAGAAGGGTCAGGCCTTCCCCAACGACTTCCGCCGCGACAGCTACTGCAACGACCTGCAGAAGCAATACGTCGACAAGACCAAGGAAGAGCTGGAAGCTGCAGCGATCCCGGTCAAGGTAGCCGGTCGCATCATGCTCAACCGTGGCTCGTTCATGGTGATCCAGGACATGACCGGGCGCATCCAGGTCTACGTCAACCGCAAGACCCTGCCGGAAGAAACCCTGGCCGCGGTCAAGACCTGGGACCTGGGCGACATCATCGCCGCCGAAGGCACCCTGGCCCGTTCCGGCAAGGGCGACCTGTACGTCGAAATGACCAACGTACGCCTGCTGACCAAGTCGCTGCGCCCGCTGCCGGACAAGCACCACGGCCTGACCGATACCGAGCAGCGCTACCGCCAGCGTTATGTCGACCTGATGGTCAACGAAGAAACCCGCCACACCTTCCGCGTGCGTTCGCAGGTGATCTCGCATATCCGCAAGTTCCTCATCGACCGCGACTTCCTCGAAGTCGAAACGCCGATGCTGCAGACCATTCCTGGCGGTGCCGCGGCCAAACCGTTCGAGACCCACCACAACGCCTTGGACATGGCCATGTTCCTGCGTATCGCGCCGGAGCTGTACCTCAAGCGCCTGGTGGTCGGTGGTTTCGAGAAAGTGTTCGAGATCAACCGCAACTTCCGTAACGAAGGCGTTTCGACCCGGCACAACCCCGAGTTCACCATGCTCGAGTTCTACCAGGCCTACGCTGACTACCGCGACAACATGGACCTCACCGAGGAACTGTTCCGTGAGCTTGCCCAGCTGGTCCTGGGCAGCACCGATGTACCGTATGGCGACAAGGTGTTCCACTTCGGTGAGCCGTTCGTGCGCTTGTCGGTGTTCGACTCGATCCTCAAGTACAACCCGGAGCTGACCGCAGCCGACCTGCAGGACGTTGACCGCGCCCGCGACATCGCCAAGAAAGCCGGTGCCAAGGTGTTGGGCCATGAAGGCCTGGGCAAACTGCAGGTGATGATTTTCGAAGAGCTGGTCGAGCACAAGCTGGAGCAGCCGCACTTCATTACCGAATACCCGTTCGAAGTTTCGCCGTTGGCCCGCCGTAACGACGACAACCCGGCCGTGACCGACCGCTTCGAGCTGTTCATCGGTGGCCGCGAGATCGCCAACGCCTACTCCGAGCTCAACGACGCCGAAGACCAGGCAGAGCGCTTCCTGGCCCAGGTGGCCGAGAAGGACGCCGGTGACGACGAAGCCATGCACTACGATGCCGACTTCGTTCGCGCCCTGGAGTACGGCATGCCACCGACTGCTGGTGAAGGCATCGGCATCGACCGCCTGGTGATGCTGCTGACCAACTCGCCGTCGATTCGCGACGTGATCCTGTTCCCGCACATGCGCCCACAGGCTTGA
- the prfB gene encoding peptide chain release factor 2 (programmed frameshift) produces MEIQPILNTIKDLTERSQSIRGYLDYDQKADRLIEVNRELEDPAVWNKPEYAQALGRERAMLAQVVETLDKMSGGLADCQDLLDMAVEENDESAVSDVVTELQGLEEKLAQLEFRRMFSGEMDMNNAYLDIQAGSGGTEAQDWANILLRMYLRWADKRGFDATIIELSEGEVAGIKGATVHIKGEYAFGWLRTEIGVHRLVRKSPFDSGARRHTSFSAVFVSPEIDDKVEIDINPSDLRIDTYRSSGAGGQHVNTTDSAVRITHVPTNTVVACQNERSQHANKDTAMKMLRAKLYELEMQKRNAASQALEDSKSDIGWGHQIRSYVLDDSRIKDLRTGVERSDCNKVLDGDIDQYLEASLKQGL; encoded by the exons ATGGAAATCCAACCGATCCTGAACACCATCAAGGACCTCACCGAGCGTTCCCAGTCCATTCGGGGGTATCTT GACTACGATCAAAAAGCTGATCGCCTGATCGAAGTCAACCGCGAGCTGGAAGACCCGGCCGTCTGGAACAAGCCCGAGTACGCCCAGGCCCTGGGCCGCGAGCGTGCCATGCTGGCGCAGGTCGTCGAGACCCTGGACAAGATGTCCGGCGGCCTGGCCGATTGCCAGGATCTGCTCGACATGGCCGTCGAGGAAAATGACGAAAGCGCCGTGAGCGACGTCGTGACCGAGCTGCAAGGCCTGGAAGAAAAACTGGCCCAGCTTGAGTTCCGTCGCATGTTCAGCGGCGAGATGGACATGAACAATGCCTACCTGGACATCCAGGCCGGCTCCGGCGGTACCGAAGCGCAGGACTGGGCCAACATCCTGCTGCGCATGTACCTGCGCTGGGCCGACAAGCGCGGTTTCGACGCTACCATCATCGAGCTTTCCGAAGGTGAAGTCGCCGGCATCAAGGGCGCCACCGTGCACATCAAGGGCGAATACGCCTTCGGCTGGCTGCGCACCGAAATCGGTGTGCACCGCCTGGTACGCAAGAGCCCGTTCGACTCCGGTGCCCGTCGCCACACCTCGTTCTCGGCGGTGTTCGTGTCGCCCGAGATCGACGACAAGGTCGAGATCGACATCAACCCGTCCGACCTGCGCATCGACACTTACCGTTCCTCCGGTGCCGGTGGCCAGCACGTGAACACCACCGACTCGGCGGTACGTATCACCCACGTGCCGACCAACACCGTGGTGGCGTGCCAGAACGAACGCTCCCAGCATGCCAACAAGGACACCGCCATGAAAATGCTGCGGGCCAAGTTGTACGAGCTGGAGATGCAAAAACGCAACGCCGCCTCCCAGGCGCTGGAAGACAGCAAGTCGGACATCGGCTGGGGCCACCAGATCCGCTCCTACGTGCTGGATGACTCGCGTATCAAGGACCTGCGTACCGGCGTCGAGCGCAGCGACTGCAACAAGGTGCTGGATGGCGACATCGACCAGTATCTGGAAGCGAGCCTCAAGCAGGGGCTGTAA
- the wspR gene encoding Wsp signal transduction system regulator diguanylate cyclase WspR (signal transduction system involved in biofilm formation), translated as MIDLPIEGFATANENSAMVLLVDDQAMIGEAVRRGLAHEENIDFHFCADPHQAVAQAMRIKPTVILQDLIMPGLDGLTLVREYRNNPATRDIPIIVLSTKEDPLVKSAAFAAGANDYLVKLPDTIELVARIRYHSRSYLTLLQRDEAYRALRVSQQQLLDTNLMLQRLMNSDGLTGLSNRRHFDEYLELEWRRAMREQQQLSLLMIDVDYFKVYNDSFGHLAGDEALRKVAEAIRGSCSRPTDLPARYGGEEFALVLPNTSPGGARLVAEKLRQTVHGLNIPHTAPQDDSRLTVSIGLATQTPAIGSHCRQLISAADKGLYLAKNSGRNTVGIA; from the coding sequence ATGATTGATCTACCGATCGAAGGGTTTGCGACCGCCAATGAAAATTCGGCGATGGTCTTGCTGGTCGACGATCAGGCGATGATCGGTGAAGCGGTGCGTCGTGGCCTGGCCCACGAGGAGAATATCGATTTCCATTTCTGCGCCGACCCCCATCAGGCCGTGGCCCAGGCCATGCGCATCAAACCCACGGTGATCCTCCAGGACCTGATCATGCCGGGCCTCGACGGCCTTACCCTGGTGCGCGAATACCGCAACAATCCGGCTACCCGGGACATCCCGATCATCGTTCTGTCGACCAAGGAAGACCCTTTGGTCAAGAGTGCGGCCTTCGCTGCCGGAGCCAACGACTACCTGGTCAAGCTGCCGGACACCATCGAACTGGTGGCCCGCATCCGCTACCACTCCCGCTCTTACTTGACCCTGCTGCAGCGTGACGAGGCCTACCGGGCGCTGCGCGTGAGCCAGCAGCAACTGCTCGACACCAACCTGATGCTGCAGCGGCTGATGAACTCCGATGGCCTCACGGGTCTGTCCAACCGCCGCCATTTCGATGAGTACCTTGAACTGGAGTGGCGCCGGGCCATGCGTGAGCAGCAGCAACTGTCGCTGCTGATGATCGATGTCGACTACTTCAAGGTCTACAACGACAGCTTCGGGCACCTGGCGGGTGATGAGGCGCTGCGCAAGGTTGCAGAGGCCATTCGCGGCTCTTGTTCGAGGCCTACCGACCTGCCGGCGCGCTACGGTGGCGAGGAATTCGCGCTGGTATTGCCCAACACCTCCCCGGGCGGTGCGCGGCTGGTCGCAGAGAAGCTGCGCCAGACCGTACATGGCCTGAATATCCCGCATACCGCGCCGCAAGACGATTCGCGACTGACCGTGAGCATCGGCCTGGCGACCCAGACGCCGGCGATCGGCAGCCATTGCCGGCAGCTTATATCCGCTGCCGACAAGGGCTTGTACCTGGCCAAGAACAGTGGTCGGAACACAGTGGGTATCGCATGA
- a CDS encoding chemotaxis response regulator protein-glutamate methylesterase has translation MKIAIVNDMPMAVEALRRALALEPAHEVIWVASNGAEAVRQCAQATPDLILMDLIMPVMDGVEATRRIMAETPCAIVIVTVDRKQNVHRVFEAMGHGALDVVDTPALGAGDAREAAAPLLRKILNISWLIGQQRPSATKTVAAPLRDAAQRRGLVAIGSSAGGPAALEVLLKGLPKAFPASIVLVQHVDQVFAAGMAEWLGSACGMPVRLAREGEPPQPGQVLLAGTNHHIRLLHNGQLAYTAEPINEIYRPSIDVFFESVARYWRGQAVGVLLTGMGRDGAQGLKLMRQQGFLTIAQDQSSSAVYGMPKAAAAIDAAVEIRPLERIAGRLMEIFAQ, from the coding sequence ATGAAGATCGCCATCGTCAACGATATGCCCATGGCGGTAGAAGCGTTGCGCCGGGCCCTGGCCCTGGAGCCTGCGCATGAGGTGATCTGGGTGGCCAGCAATGGCGCCGAGGCCGTGCGCCAGTGTGCCCAGGCAACGCCTGACCTGATTCTCATGGACCTCATCATGCCGGTGATGGATGGTGTGGAGGCGACCCGGCGGATCATGGCCGAGACGCCGTGTGCCATCGTCATCGTTACCGTCGACCGCAAGCAGAACGTGCATCGCGTGTTCGAGGCCATGGGCCATGGGGCCCTGGATGTGGTCGACACCCCGGCGCTCGGCGCGGGTGATGCGCGGGAGGCGGCTGCTCCGTTGCTACGCAAGATCCTCAACATCAGCTGGTTGATCGGCCAACAGCGGCCCAGCGCGACCAAAACGGTCGCCGCGCCGTTACGCGATGCCGCCCAGCGCCGCGGCTTGGTGGCGATCGGCTCTTCGGCCGGGGGGCCTGCGGCCCTCGAGGTGCTCCTAAAGGGGCTGCCCAAGGCGTTCCCGGCATCCATAGTGCTGGTCCAGCATGTTGACCAAGTGTTTGCTGCAGGCATGGCCGAGTGGCTCGGCAGTGCCTGTGGCATGCCGGTGCGCCTGGCCCGTGAAGGGGAGCCGCCGCAGCCCGGGCAGGTCCTGTTGGCGGGCACCAATCACCATATACGCCTGCTGCATAACGGCCAGTTGGCCTACACTGCCGAACCTATCAACGAAATCTACCGCCCCTCGATCGATGTGTTCTTCGAGAGTGTGGCGCGCTATTGGCGCGGGCAGGCGGTGGGTGTGTTGCTTACAGGCATGGGCCGCGATGGTGCCCAAGGTCTGAAACTGATGCGCCAGCAAGGCTTCCTGACCATTGCTCAGGACCAGTCCAGCAGCGCAGTCTACGGAATGCCCAAAGCCGCCGCGGCAATCGATGCAGCGGTGGAAATCCGTCCGCTGGAGCGAATCGCCGGGCGCCTGATGGAAATCTTTGCACAATGA
- a CDS encoding hybrid sensor histidine kinase/response regulator, producing the protein MTPEQMRDASLLELFSLEAEAQTQVLITGLMALERNPTQADQLEACMRAAHSLKGAARIVGIDDGVSVAHVMEDCLVAAQEGRLLLRAEHIDALLRGTDLLLHVATPGDPAGESAVPGFLAQMSGLLDPPIAPVPSREPAPQPLPAADLITPEVEPEAEPLVPRKAGKRGAQGSERVLRVTADRLNSLLDLSSKSLVETQRLKPYLATLQRLKRMHGQGMRALDGLKAQLEGSGQSLPVLEALAQTQRLLMETQQILQQQTADLDEFGWQASQRAQLLYDTALACRMRPFADVLTGQSRMVRDLGRSLGKQVRLQIDGEKTQVDRDVLEKLEAPLTHLLRNAVDHGIELPEQRLLAGKPEEGAIRLRASHQAGLLILELSDDGAGIDLQRLQRSIVQRGLSPADTVAKMSEAELLTFLFLPGFSMRDKVTEVSGRGVGLDAVQHLVRDLRGSIELTQQAGQGCRFHLEVPLTLSVVRSLVVEVGGEAYAFPLAHIERTLEVTAEQIVQIEGRQHFWHEGRHIGLVAASQLLNRPTAQGDEGGLRVVVIREREQLYGVAVERLIGERVLVVMPLDARLGKVQDISAGALLDDGSVVLIVDVEDLLRSVEKLLSTGRLERIERGLQAGRGVSSKRILVVDDSLTVRELQRKLLSNRGFEVAVAVDGMDGWNALRSEDFDLLITDIDMPRMDGIELVTLVRRDQRLQSLPVMVVSYKDREEDRRRGLDAGADYYLAKASFHDDALLDAVVELIGGAQG; encoded by the coding sequence ATGACCCCTGAGCAAATGCGCGACGCATCGTTGCTCGAGCTGTTCAGCCTGGAAGCGGAAGCTCAGACCCAGGTGCTCATCACAGGGCTGATGGCGCTGGAGCGCAACCCGACCCAGGCCGATCAGTTGGAAGCCTGCATGCGTGCTGCGCACTCTTTGAAGGGGGCTGCACGCATCGTTGGCATTGACGACGGGGTCAGCGTGGCCCATGTGATGGAAGATTGCCTGGTAGCGGCCCAGGAAGGCCGACTGCTGCTGCGCGCTGAACATATCGATGCCTTGCTGCGCGGTACCGACCTGCTGCTGCATGTCGCCACGCCCGGGGACCCGGCCGGTGAGAGCGCGGTACCCGGTTTTCTGGCCCAGATGTCTGGCCTGCTGGATCCTCCCATTGCACCTGTGCCTTCCAGGGAGCCGGCCCCGCAACCGTTACCTGCGGCCGACCTGATTACCCCCGAGGTTGAGCCAGAAGCAGAGCCTCTTGTGCCGCGCAAGGCAGGTAAACGTGGCGCGCAAGGCAGCGAGCGGGTGTTGCGGGTAACTGCCGATCGACTCAATAGCCTGCTCGACTTGTCGAGCAAGTCGCTGGTCGAGACTCAGCGCCTCAAACCCTACCTGGCCACCCTGCAGCGCCTCAAGCGCATGCACGGCCAAGGCATGCGCGCCCTCGATGGCCTGAAAGCCCAATTGGAAGGCAGCGGCCAGAGCCTGCCGGTGTTGGAAGCACTGGCCCAGACGCAACGGCTGCTGATGGAAACCCAGCAGATCCTGCAACAGCAGACTGCCGACCTCGACGAATTCGGATGGCAGGCCAGCCAGCGGGCTCAGTTGCTGTACGACACGGCTCTGGCCTGCCGTATGCGCCCGTTTGCCGATGTGCTTACCGGCCAGAGCCGTATGGTGCGAGACCTGGGTCGCTCGCTGGGCAAGCAGGTGCGTCTGCAGATAGACGGTGAAAAGACCCAGGTCGACCGCGATGTGCTGGAAAAGCTCGAAGCGCCGTTGACCCATCTGCTGCGCAATGCAGTCGACCATGGTATTGAACTGCCTGAGCAGCGACTGCTGGCGGGCAAACCGGAAGAAGGTGCGATACGCCTGCGAGCCTCCCATCAGGCCGGCCTGTTGATCCTTGAACTGAGCGATGACGGCGCCGGCATCGATCTGCAACGGCTGCAGCGCAGTATCGTTCAGCGCGGCTTGTCCCCGGCGGATACCGTGGCGAAGATGAGCGAGGCGGAGCTGCTGACCTTCCTGTTCCTGCCGGGCTTCAGCATGCGTGACAAAGTGACCGAAGTCTCCGGCCGCGGTGTTGGCCTGGACGCTGTGCAGCATCTGGTCCGGGACCTGCGCGGCTCGATCGAGCTGACCCAGCAGGCCGGCCAGGGCTGCCGCTTTCACCTGGAAGTGCCGTTGACCCTTTCAGTGGTACGCAGCCTTGTGGTGGAAGTCGGGGGGGAGGCTTATGCGTTCCCTCTGGCGCATATCGAGCGCACCTTGGAAGTGACTGCCGAGCAGATCGTACAAATCGAGGGGCGTCAGCATTTTTGGCATGAGGGCCGGCATATCGGTCTGGTGGCGGCCAGCCAGTTGCTCAACCGGCCCACCGCGCAAGGTGATGAAGGCGGTTTGCGGGTCGTGGTGATCCGCGAACGTGAACAGCTTTACGGTGTGGCCGTGGAGCGGCTGATCGGTGAGCGGGTGCTGGTAGTGATGCCGCTTGATGCGCGGTTGGGCAAGGTCCAGGACATTTCCGCGGGGGCGCTGCTGGACGATGGCTCGGTGGTGTTGATCGTCGATGTCGAAGACTTGCTGCGTTCGGTCGAGAAGCTGCTCAGTACCGGCCGCCTGGAGCGCATCGAGCGCGGCCTGCAGGCCGGCCGTGGCGTCAGCAGCAAGCGCATCCTGGTAGTCGATGACTCGCTCACCGTTCGCGAGCTGCAACGCAAGCTGCTGAGCAATCGGGGGTTCGAGGTGGCGGTGGCAGTCGATGGCATGGACGGTTGGAATGCGTTGCGTAGCGAGGATTTCGACCTGCTGATCACCGACATCGACATGCCGCGCATGGACGGTATCGAGCTGGTTACCTTGGTACGCCGCGACCAGCGCCTGCAGTCGTTGCCCGTGATGGTGGTGTCGTACAAGGACCGCGAGGAAGATCGCCGGCGAGGCCTGGATGCTGGCGCCGACTACTATTTGGCAAAAGCCAGCTTCCACGACGATGCGTTGCTCGACGCTGTGGTTGAACTGATCGGAGGTGCTCAAGGATGA
- a CDS encoding chemotaxis protein CheW translates to MSVEHAIALLAQDDERIDDCWNRIGVHGDKQCPLLQRHIHCRNCEVYAAAATRLLDRYALAQDDQSHEAAQVESSVGRSLLLFRLGEEWLALATACLAEIAPVQPVHSLPHQRSRVLQGVANVRGALVPCLSLSELLGLALFTEPARSSRAMPRMLILAAAGGPVVLAVDEIDGIHRLEPALPGATEDTAPFTAAVLQWRGRSVRVLDDQQLLSAVQRSLS, encoded by the coding sequence ATGAGCGTCGAACACGCAATTGCGCTGCTCGCCCAGGACGATGAGCGTATCGACGATTGCTGGAACCGGATCGGCGTGCACGGTGACAAGCAATGCCCGCTGCTGCAAAGGCATATCCATTGTCGCAATTGTGAAGTCTATGCTGCGGCCGCCACCCGTCTGCTGGACCGCTATGCACTGGCCCAGGACGATCAGTCGCATGAGGCGGCGCAGGTCGAGTCCAGCGTCGGGCGCTCGCTGCTACTGTTTCGTCTAGGGGAGGAGTGGCTGGCCCTGGCGACTGCCTGCCTGGCCGAGATCGCCCCGGTGCAGCCGGTGCATTCCTTGCCGCATCAGCGTTCCAGGGTGCTGCAAGGGGTGGCCAATGTGCGTGGTGCACTGGTGCCGTGCCTGTCGCTGAGCGAACTGCTGGGGCTGGCGCTCTTTACGGAGCCTGCGCGCAGCAGCCGGGCGATGCCGCGCATGTTGATTCTGGCGGCGGCAGGCGGGCCAGTGGTACTGGCGGTGGACGAGATCGACGGTATTCATCGCCTGGAGCCCGCACTACCGGGCGCCACTGAAGATACTGCACCGTTCACCGCAGCCGTGTTGCAGTGGCGCGGGCGCAGCGTGCGTGTGCTGGACGATCAACAACTACTGTCTGCCGTGCAGCGGAGCCTGTCATGA
- a CDS encoding CheR family methyltransferase → MSEQRFFRFLQERIGLDVESVGVPMVERALQQRCVAVNAQDLQDYWLCLQQSLDEQQALIEAVIVPETWFFRYPESFTALVGLAHKRLAELAGERPLRLLSLPCSTGEEPYSLAMALLDSGMNPAAFRIDGIDISPNSVVKGVQAVYGRNSFRGVDLAFRERHFHALAEGHELNERVRAQVNLAVGNVLDPALGSRDGYYDFVFCRNLLIYFDVATQQRVFEVLKRLTHEHGVLFIGPAEGSLLARLGMRPLGIAQSFAYVRQTLEAPAQPRVSQPAPLAPSRPVPAPAPISRPLRSVPVAPPTVVQRESESELLALIARQANAGEGAQARANCQRYLQQFEPKAQVYYWLGLLSDTEGDARQAQMHYRKALYLEPQHPEALLHLAMLLAAQGDEAGARRLHERAARAGMGAER, encoded by the coding sequence ATGAGCGAGCAACGGTTTTTCCGCTTTCTGCAAGAGCGCATCGGCCTGGATGTCGAATCTGTCGGCGTGCCCATGGTCGAGCGTGCCCTGCAGCAGCGCTGTGTCGCGGTCAATGCCCAAGACCTGCAAGACTATTGGCTGTGCTTGCAGCAATCCTTAGATGAGCAGCAGGCGCTTATCGAAGCGGTGATCGTCCCGGAAACCTGGTTCTTCCGCTACCCAGAGTCGTTTACCGCGCTGGTCGGGCTGGCCCACAAACGCCTGGCCGAACTCGCCGGCGAGCGGCCGCTACGCTTGCTGAGTTTGCCGTGCTCCACGGGTGAAGAACCTTATTCCCTGGCCATGGCACTGCTCGATTCAGGCATGAACCCGGCTGCGTTTCGCATCGACGGTATCGACATCAGTCCCAATTCGGTGGTCAAGGGCGTGCAGGCGGTCTACGGTCGCAACTCGTTCCGCGGCGTTGATCTGGCCTTTCGCGAGCGCCACTTCCACGCGCTCGCCGAAGGCCATGAACTGAATGAGCGGGTGCGTGCACAGGTGAACCTGGCCGTGGGCAATGTGCTCGACCCGGCGCTGGGCAGCCGTGACGGTTATTACGACTTCGTGTTCTGCCGCAACTTGCTGATCTACTTCGACGTGGCGACCCAGCAGCGAGTATTCGAGGTGCTCAAGCGTCTTACCCACGAGCACGGCGTACTGTTTATCGGGCCGGCCGAGGGCAGCCTTCTGGCAAGGCTGGGTATGCGGCCGCTGGGCATTGCCCAGTCGTTCGCCTACGTCCGCCAGACGTTGGAAGCGCCAGCGCAGCCGCGGGTCAGCCAACCGGCGCCACTCGCACCGAGCCGCCCTGTGCCTGCACCTGCGCCCATTTCGCGGCCATTGCGTTCGGTTCCGGTTGCCCCGCCCACAGTGGTGCAGCGCGAGAGCGAAAGTGAACTGCTGGCCCTCATTGCGAGGCAGGCCAACGCGGGTGAGGGCGCGCAAGCGCGTGCCAATTGCCAGCGCTACCTGCAGCAGTTCGAGCCCAAGGCTCAGGTGTATTACTGGCTGGGACTGCTCAGCGATACCGAAGGCGATGCCCGGCAAGCCCAGATGCACTACCGCAAAGCCCTGTATCTGGAGCCGCAGCACCCTGAGGCGCTGTTGCACCTGGCCATGTTGCTGGCGGCCCAGGGCGACGAAGCCGGCGCTCGCCGCTTGCACGAACGCGCGGCACGCGCTGGCATGGGGGCTGAACGATGA
- a CDS encoding chemotaxis protein CheW: protein MSDMYTHAAAAASAKGNLYLLFRLNDQRFALDVREVVEVLPRRPLKPIAQAPAWVAGIVAHRGVLVPVVDLSALSFGQPATARTSTRLVLVHYRGEHQLGLILEQATETLRCLADEFQPYGLDNPEARYLGPVRQDANGLLQRIEVDDLLSDTVRELLFPQESGQVSV, encoded by the coding sequence ATGAGTGACATGTACACGCATGCGGCAGCAGCGGCCAGCGCCAAGGGCAATCTGTACCTGCTATTTCGTCTCAACGACCAACGTTTCGCCCTTGATGTGCGCGAGGTGGTCGAAGTGCTACCTCGCCGGCCACTCAAGCCGATCGCCCAGGCGCCGGCCTGGGTTGCTGGCATAGTTGCCCATCGTGGCGTGCTGGTGCCGGTGGTCGACCTGTCGGCCCTGAGTTTTGGCCAGCCTGCCACTGCGCGCACCAGCACACGGCTGGTGCTGGTGCACTATCGGGGCGAGCATCAGTTGGGACTGATCCTCGAACAGGCTACCGAAACCTTGCGCTGCCTCGCTGATGAGTTTCAGCCGTATGGGCTGGACAACCCCGAAGCGCGTTACCTGGGCCCGGTTCGTCAGGACGCCAATGGCCTGCTACAGCGTATCGAGGTCGATGACTTGCTGTCAGACACTGTGCGCGAACTGCTGTTCCCACAAGAGTCGGGGCAGGTGTCGGTATGA